Within Microbacterium proteolyticum, the genomic segment GCACGTTCGCCGAGGGCCACGAGATCCAGCAGTACCTGCGCGACGTGGCCGCCGGCGTCGGCGAGCGCATCCGACTGCACACCCCGCTCGTGGGGGCGGAATGGGATGCCGACACCTCGGTATGGCACATCGACACCGGCGCCGAGGTCCTTCAGGCGCGCTCGCTCGTCCTCGCGTGCGGACGCCTCACCGAACCGCACGTCCCCGCGATCGACGGCCTCGAGTCGTTCGCCGGCCCGCTGTTCCACTCCGCGCGCTGGGACCACGACGTCGACCTCGCCGGAAAGCGCGTCGCGGTCGTCGGCACCGGCGCGAGCGCCGTGCAGCTCGTGCCCGAGCTCGCGCGCCGCGCCGCCCACGTGACGCTGTTCCAGCGCACGCCCGCGTGGATCGTGCCCCGCGGCGGCGGCGAGATCCCCGCCGCAGAGCGCGAACGCCTCGCCGAGAACCCCGGCGCCCTTGCGCGCCTCCGCGCCGAGCTGTACACCGAGGGCGAGGCGCGCTTCGCCTCCCGCTCGGGCGACGTCGCGGCATCCACCGCCGCCCGCGACACCGCCCTCGCGCACCTGCACGCCCAGGTCGCCGACCCCGCGCTGCGGGAAGCCCTCACCCCCGACTACGCCTTCGGCTGCAAGCGGGTGCTGCTCTCGGACGCGTTCTATCCCGCCGTGGCATCCGGTCGGGTGACCCTCGAACCCAGCGCCCTCGACCGCGTCGACGGGTCGATGCTCAC encodes:
- a CDS encoding flavin-containing monooxygenase, whose protein sequence is MSVVDVVVVGAGFAGLGMAGALHRAGRDDVVIIERAGDVGGTWRDNTYPGVACDVPAHLYSYAAHPHAGWSRTFAEGHEIQQYLRDVAAGVGERIRLHTPLVGAEWDADTSVWHIDTGAEVLQARSLVLACGRLTEPHVPAIDGLESFAGPLFHSARWDHDVDLAGKRVAVVGTGASAVQLVPELARRAAHVTLFQRTPAWIVPRGGGEIPAAERERLAENPGALARLRAELYTEGEARFASRSGDVAASTAARDTALAHLHAQVADPALREALTPDYAFGCKRVLLSDAFYPAVASGRVTLEPSALDRVDGSMLTAASGRQHEADVLVLATGFASTQQPYADLVRGEDGTLAEHWSEGMTSFGSTVVAGFPNLFVLNGPNASLGHNSAVLMIEEQAAYVVRALAERDRRPDRVLRVRPAAEAAYTDEIAAAAASTPWMTGGCRNWYVDERSGRLTLLWPGTVQAFHERLTGTDGSEFEPAHTPVRG